The following are encoded in a window of Paenibacillus polymyxa genomic DNA:
- a CDS encoding polysaccharide pyruvyl transferase family protein, which yields MPNLHPMAKLKNKLSVILDVVPQGSNIIYVDYPVYNNGGDVLIMKGTEAFFKDNGIRVRARYSAMDIPDRLQIPGDWIIVCHGGGNFGDLYSNHQNLRERIVRDFPNHRIVIMPQTIHFQSEQKANEVAALFNAHPDLHMFVRDTRSYQWAKDKLNQCSITLCPDMAHQLWPLKPTTETVKDVLYFLRTDIETVGGQKKFDDEADAAHRLDWDTLFTPLEVKGIVYFQKFYRLDKKIGGPLPTRTFWYKYTDHLMNKAVTLFSSYREVRTSRLHGHILACLLDMPHVVIDNSYGKNSQYYNTWTQPNPKAQLFSEAPSALEQPS from the coding sequence ATGCCGAATTTGCATCCCATGGCTAAACTGAAAAATAAGCTGAGCGTCATTCTCGACGTAGTCCCCCAAGGTTCGAATATCATTTATGTCGATTATCCCGTCTATAATAACGGTGGGGATGTACTCATCATGAAAGGCACTGAAGCGTTCTTCAAGGATAATGGCATACGTGTCCGTGCCCGTTATAGCGCTATGGATATTCCCGATCGGCTCCAAATTCCGGGTGACTGGATTATCGTGTGCCACGGCGGCGGCAACTTCGGCGATCTCTATTCAAATCACCAAAATTTGCGAGAACGCATCGTTCGCGATTTCCCTAACCACCGAATTGTGATTATGCCGCAGACGATCCACTTTCAATCTGAACAGAAGGCTAATGAAGTCGCTGCCTTGTTCAATGCTCATCCGGATCTACATATGTTTGTGCGGGATACTCGCTCTTATCAGTGGGCTAAGGACAAGCTGAACCAGTGCAGTATCACACTATGTCCTGATATGGCACACCAGCTCTGGCCATTGAAGCCGACTACGGAAACCGTGAAGGATGTATTGTATTTCCTGCGGACTGATATTGAAACGGTGGGTGGACAAAAGAAGTTCGATGACGAGGCAGATGCCGCTCACCGGCTGGACTGGGATACTTTGTTCACTCCGCTGGAAGTGAAGGGAATTGTCTATTTCCAGAAGTTTTATCGACTGGATAAGAAAATTGGTGGCCCGTTGCCTACGCGTACATTCTGGTACAAGTATACAGACCATCTCATGAACAAAGCGGTTACGCTGTTCAGCTCTTATCGAGAGGTTCGCACTTCACGGCTGCATGGTCACATTCTGGCCTGTCTGCTTGATATGCCGCACGTTGTCATTGACAACTCCTACGGCAAGAACTCGCAATATTATAATACCTGGACACAGCCGAATCCAAAGGCGCAGCTGTTTAGTGAAGCTCCAAGTGCGTTGGAGCAGCCATCTTAA
- a CDS encoding lipopolysaccharide biosynthesis protein: MSTWTAARKVFTGDSLAKTIMRTSFNNFFVLIVTTLTSILTARMLGVEGKGELAAVLFWPTLIGSVLSFGLPTSLIYNIKKKTGTTEELLALSLWIQLPASLLAGAVAWICMPLWLNGYGADIIQLSQLYCAAAIPLAVLTALTTALSQGLDRFSVYNGLLFYYPLLNFIGLVTLWLMGLLNVQLAGAVNFAASFLALVWAFLRLRKYMNVRAFRPFTSRQVLRPYYSYGARVYGMELMGTLSTQTDKIVIVALLSPKAFGLYSVVYALSRVFNVVQNAVTNVTFPKVTGMEHSKIVETVGRAFRISMAAMLIVIVPALFIGRYMLGLLYGPAFLEASLTFYLLSLECIIGGGSWILASAFNALGRPGLVLFRQIVAYAITVGLFFICTPIFGLDGIAIALLVGACVRLAFSLFSFPMFFNVPLSRIIFDKNDITFVIQTIQKKRRKGELKDAEFASHG; the protein is encoded by the coding sequence ATGAGCACATGGACAGCAGCAAGGAAAGTATTCACGGGTGACAGTCTCGCTAAAACGATCATGCGCACGAGCTTTAACAATTTTTTTGTGCTAATCGTCACGACCCTGACTTCCATCCTGACCGCACGTATGCTCGGAGTAGAGGGGAAAGGAGAACTGGCGGCAGTTCTGTTCTGGCCTACGCTGATCGGCAGTGTGTTGAGCTTCGGATTACCAACGTCGTTAATTTACAACATCAAGAAGAAAACAGGCACGACGGAAGAACTGCTGGCGTTGTCGCTCTGGATTCAGTTGCCTGCCAGCTTGTTGGCAGGGGCTGTGGCCTGGATATGCATGCCGCTGTGGCTGAATGGTTATGGTGCGGACATCATCCAACTGTCCCAGCTTTATTGTGCGGCAGCCATACCACTGGCAGTGCTTACAGCGCTGACGACAGCATTGTCGCAAGGACTGGATCGGTTTAGCGTATATAATGGTCTGTTGTTTTACTACCCGTTACTGAATTTCATCGGTCTGGTGACACTGTGGCTGATGGGCTTGCTCAATGTGCAGCTGGCTGGGGCAGTGAATTTTGCCGCGAGTTTCCTTGCACTAGTGTGGGCGTTCCTCCGTTTGCGCAAGTATATGAATGTGCGTGCTTTCCGTCCATTTACCAGCCGCCAAGTGCTTCGTCCTTATTATAGCTATGGAGCGAGGGTTTACGGGATGGAGCTGATGGGGACGCTGTCCACACAAACGGACAAAATCGTTATAGTGGCGCTGCTATCACCCAAAGCGTTCGGCCTGTACTCTGTCGTCTACGCCTTGTCTCGTGTGTTCAATGTGGTGCAAAATGCCGTCACTAACGTTACCTTTCCAAAAGTGACGGGGATGGAGCATAGCAAGATTGTCGAAACGGTAGGACGTGCTTTTCGCATCTCTATGGCTGCGATGCTAATCGTCATTGTGCCTGCTCTCTTCATTGGACGATACATGCTGGGTTTGCTGTACGGCCCCGCTTTCCTGGAAGCATCGCTAACGTTCTATCTGCTGTCACTGGAATGTATCATTGGTGGCGGCTCATGGATTCTGGCTTCGGCCTTTAACGCGCTGGGACGTCCGGGACTGGTATTGTTCCGGCAAATTGTAGCCTATGCGATCACCGTCGGTCTATTTTTTATTTGTACACCGATCTTCGGTCTGGACGGCATTGCGATTGCTTTGCTTGTGGGCGCTTGTGTACGATTGGCGTTCTCACTGTTCTCATTCCCGATGTTTTTCAATGTTCCGCTATCACGGATCATTTTTGATAAAAATGATATTACATTTGTCATTCAGACTATACAAAAGAAGCGCAGGAAGGGAGAACTGAAAGATGCCGAATTTGCATCCCATGGCTAA
- a CDS encoding glycosyltransferase family 2 protein, whose amino-acid sequence MLSLSIALCTRNRVDDLTRCINSIAIGGAPEACETELWIIDDGELPKHVLERYERQLGRAGITYRYHRKEQPGLWLSRVKTAELAQGDIILFLDDDVELPSNYLNELMRTYEAYPQAAGVGGIAQGMSNSFMGTIRCLLSFQQSLSKGRLSLSGQSGSMYNWHKAKKTFRTQFFHGCNMSFRREAIRGLEPVSWLQSYSVGEDLLLSRIAMKSGPLYINPALTLLHHESPSSRDNMEQVTYMRVMNHIHLLREEGSGPIGYAALYWTTLYQILREKPKKNHTAIQGYRRALKAIFSSPKEPVGGGQLPERNSKKTVG is encoded by the coding sequence ATGTTAAGCTTGTCCATTGCTCTGTGCACCCGAAATCGGGTTGATGATCTGACCCGATGCATCAATTCAATTGCCATCGGGGGAGCACCGGAGGCATGTGAAACCGAGCTATGGATTATTGACGACGGAGAACTGCCAAAGCATGTGCTGGAACGTTATGAGCGTCAGTTAGGCAGAGCGGGAATTACCTACCGATATCATCGCAAGGAGCAGCCGGGATTATGGTTATCTCGTGTAAAGACAGCTGAACTTGCGCAGGGTGACATCATTTTGTTCCTTGACGATGACGTTGAGCTGCCGAGCAACTACTTGAATGAGTTGATGCGTACCTATGAGGCTTACCCGCAGGCCGCTGGTGTCGGCGGTATCGCACAGGGAATGAGTAACAGCTTCATGGGAACAATTCGATGCTTGCTGTCATTCCAGCAGTCTTTGTCCAAAGGAAGGCTATCCCTCAGCGGTCAGTCCGGCTCGATGTATAACTGGCATAAGGCCAAGAAGACGTTTAGAACCCAGTTTTTCCATGGCTGTAATATGTCATTTCGTCGTGAAGCGATTCGCGGTCTGGAGCCGGTATCTTGGTTGCAAAGCTATAGCGTAGGCGAGGATTTGTTACTTTCGCGCATCGCGATGAAAAGCGGCCCATTGTACATTAACCCGGCGCTTACGCTGCTTCATCACGAATCGCCGTCCTCACGCGACAATATGGAGCAGGTTACTTATATGCGGGTGATGAATCATATTCATCTCCTGCGTGAAGAGGGATCTGGGCCGATCGGTTATGCAGCACTATACTGGACGACGTTGTATCAGATTTTGAGAGAAAAGCCCAAGAAAAATCATACTGCCATTCAAGGCTATAGAAGAGCGCTGAAAGCGATCTTTTCAAGTCCGAAGGAGCCTGTTGGCGGGGGACAGTTGCCTGAACGTAATTCCAAAAAAACGGTAGGCTGA
- a CDS encoding glycosyltransferase family 2 protein, whose amino-acid sequence MSDVSIIICTRNRIEDLTRCIQSIAVQQQLEHTAVELLIVDDGDISDQQIEQYRHMVSGLPQSVLKYYKKSRPGVWLSRYEALSLVRYDIVLYFDDDAELDDKLYIRRLLDTYDQDETIVGVGGIAKGLHSSRAGKLLGVLTFQMSSSLGKLSPSSLAGSLLRWGEATEVFDTEFFHGCNMSFRRDALRDMKPYPWMTSYAVADDLYMCQLASRYGKLVINPDLTIIHHESPSSRDKAGKVAKATAINHYYFLALKKAGVIQYGALLWTLSYLMLKETLRRNFNAADGYKQGVLFILNPRKQKYNEYLGPAVQ is encoded by the coding sequence ATGTCCGATGTCTCCATCATCATTTGTACCCGCAACCGGATCGAAGACCTGACACGCTGTATACAATCTATTGCAGTACAGCAGCAATTGGAGCATACGGCTGTAGAACTGCTGATTGTTGATGACGGCGATATTTCCGACCAACAGATCGAGCAGTACCGTCACATGGTATCCGGATTGCCTCAAAGCGTTTTGAAATATTATAAAAAAAGTCGTCCCGGCGTTTGGTTATCCCGCTATGAGGCCTTGTCCCTTGTGCGGTATGATATTGTGCTGTATTTTGACGATGATGCAGAACTGGACGATAAACTCTATATCCGGCGCTTGCTCGATACCTATGATCAGGATGAAACGATTGTGGGTGTTGGAGGGATTGCAAAGGGATTACATTCGAGCCGGGCAGGAAAGCTGCTGGGCGTTTTGACATTTCAGATGTCTTCATCCCTCGGCAAGCTCTCGCCTAGTAGTCTGGCAGGTTCTTTGCTGCGTTGGGGCGAAGCAACGGAGGTTTTCGATACAGAATTTTTCCATGGCTGCAATATGTCATTTCGGAGGGATGCGCTTCGGGACATGAAGCCGTATCCGTGGATGACCAGTTATGCCGTGGCTGACGATTTGTACATGTGCCAGTTGGCGAGCCGTTACGGCAAATTAGTTATCAATCCTGACTTAACCATCATTCATCATGAATCTCCAAGCTCGCGCGATAAGGCGGGCAAAGTAGCCAAGGCAACAGCGATTAACCACTATTATTTTCTTGCCTTGAAAAAGGCTGGAGTGATTCAGTATGGAGCCCTTTTATGGACCTTATCCTACTTGATGCTCAAAGAAACGCTGCGTCGTAATTTTAATGCCGCAGATGGATACAAGCAGGGGGTGTTGTTCATTCTGAACCCGCGCAAGCAAAAATATAACGAATATTTAGGCCCGGCGGTTCAGTAA
- a CDS encoding DUF1836 domain-containing protein — translation MESFTLTRRDMAHLLLAMEGRRELQPFAVLQDAWRRTHSHLARSGSTMPTFLYTDVTPVLDKIIKGKHSAAFSLQEIVSLGQLVEYSHVSLASMQNWVKRDFKEFLGAPKIGKKYSVNQAAILLIVEDLKSCLDFESIRQLFHILFQQPEDDTDDLIQPVDLYAAYSTLFEELDANGDQMLDVAGAGYAKDNGNSITGQQRQEGATEELLVQAADQYTSRLQHLTPNQCEAVRNTLLVAAVAVQNSYFLSMARRYVNATLFLDFQG, via the coding sequence ATGGAGTCTTTTACCCTTACTCGTCGTGATATGGCCCATTTGCTGCTGGCCATGGAAGGTCGCCGCGAATTGCAGCCTTTTGCCGTTCTTCAGGACGCCTGGAGGCGCACTCATAGCCATCTTGCCCGCTCCGGGAGCACGATGCCGACATTTTTATACACCGACGTGACACCTGTGCTAGATAAAATTATAAAGGGTAAGCACAGCGCAGCCTTTTCGCTACAGGAGATCGTTTCCCTGGGTCAACTGGTCGAATACAGCCATGTCTCACTGGCCTCTATGCAAAATTGGGTCAAACGTGACTTCAAGGAATTTCTCGGCGCTCCGAAGATCGGCAAAAAATACTCGGTCAACCAGGCAGCTATATTGCTCATTGTGGAAGATTTAAAATCATGTCTTGATTTTGAATCCATCCGTCAGCTATTTCATATCCTGTTCCAACAACCCGAAGATGATACGGACGATCTGATTCAGCCGGTCGATTTGTACGCTGCCTATTCAACTTTGTTTGAGGAGCTGGATGCGAATGGAGACCAAATGCTCGATGTTGCTGGAGCAGGCTATGCAAAGGACAACGGAAATTCCATTACAGGACAGCAGCGTCAAGAAGGTGCGACAGAGGAGCTGCTGGTTCAGGCGGCTGATCAATACACCAGTCGTTTACAGCATTTGACCCCTAACCAGTGTGAAGCGGTGCGTAATACTTTGCTGGTGGCAGCAGTAGCGGTGCAAAATAGTTATTTTTTGTCCATGGCACGTAGGTATGTGAATGCGACGTTGTTTCTGGACTTCCAAGGGTAA
- a CDS encoding hemolysin family protein → MEFLKKLNEKGMSENYMGIGVSLFLFAVLILFSAFFVATEFAIIKIRSSRVDQLVVENRKNALALQKVVNNLDGYLSACQLGITITALGLGWLGEPTVVKLLEPIFQQLNINGDFSHILAFIISFVIVTYLHVVIGELAPKTLAIRKAEAVSLLTSPVIVWFNRIMYPFIWLLNGSANRLVRLFGLQPASEHEEAHSQEEIQIILSESVESGKINNTEYGYVNRIFAFDETVAKEIMVPRTDMVCLFTNRSLQENMLTIHEEQYTRFPVATDSKDQIIGMINTKQLFLEYDRNPELVFDSLIQPILTVPEVIPVNTLLKRMQKEQVHIALLVDEYGGTSGLITIEDILEEIVGEIRDEFDKDERKEIEKLTENSYLMDGKVMLSDLSDLTGLTLDNEDVDTVGGWVYSRVPEPRQGKEFIEDDVKFIIREMGKNRIRRVEIILHHTSPASELEAESDTSSRE, encoded by the coding sequence ATGGAGTTCCTTAAAAAATTGAACGAAAAAGGGATGAGTGAAAATTATATGGGTATAGGTGTCAGTCTATTTTTGTTTGCGGTGTTGATTTTATTTAGTGCTTTCTTCGTGGCTACCGAGTTTGCGATTATTAAAATCCGTTCCAGCCGGGTCGATCAGCTGGTCGTGGAGAACCGTAAAAACGCACTGGCGCTACAAAAAGTCGTCAATAATCTGGACGGCTACCTGTCCGCCTGTCAGCTTGGTATTACGATTACAGCGTTGGGACTCGGCTGGCTCGGTGAACCGACCGTAGTCAAATTGCTGGAGCCTATCTTTCAACAGCTCAACATCAATGGGGATTTTTCACATATCCTGGCCTTTATTATTTCATTCGTCATTGTAACTTACCTGCACGTGGTGATCGGTGAACTGGCTCCCAAAACATTGGCGATCCGCAAAGCGGAAGCTGTCAGTCTGTTAACCTCTCCAGTCATCGTGTGGTTTAACCGGATTATGTATCCGTTTATTTGGCTCCTTAACGGATCGGCCAATCGTCTGGTTCGTCTGTTTGGTCTTCAACCGGCTAGTGAGCATGAAGAAGCACACTCTCAGGAAGAAATTCAGATCATTTTGTCCGAAAGCGTGGAAAGTGGTAAGATCAATAACACCGAATATGGCTACGTAAATCGTATCTTTGCTTTTGACGAGACCGTTGCCAAAGAAATTATGGTGCCACGTACAGATATGGTATGCTTGTTTACGAATCGCTCGCTACAAGAAAACATGCTGACTATTCACGAAGAGCAGTATACCCGTTTTCCGGTGGCGACAGATAGCAAGGATCAGATCATTGGTATGATTAATACCAAACAGCTATTCCTTGAGTATGATCGCAATCCCGAGCTTGTTTTCGACAGCCTGATTCAACCGATCTTGACCGTTCCGGAAGTTATCCCCGTCAACACGCTGCTGAAACGTATGCAGAAGGAGCAGGTTCATATTGCTCTCCTGGTCGATGAATACGGTGGAACCTCCGGCCTCATTACCATTGAGGACATTTTGGAGGAGATTGTTGGCGAAATTCGGGACGAATTCGATAAGGATGAACGGAAGGAAATCGAGAAACTGACGGAGAACAGTTATTTGATGGATGGTAAAGTGATGCTTTCCGATCTGAGTGATCTGACTGGCTTGACATTGGACAATGAAGACGTGGATACTGTCGGAGGGTGGGTGTATAGCCGGGTTCCGGAACCTAGACAGGGCAAGGAATTCATAGAAGATGATGTGAAATTTATC